The following coding sequences are from one Schizosaccharomyces osmophilus chromosome 1, complete sequence window:
- the pyr1 gene encoding pyruvate carboxylase Pyr1, which produces MDNHYEALFAVPSTNTNPYSKLQKRASLLGEKFSKVLVANRSEIAIRVFRTAHELSMHTVAVYSHEDRLSMHRQKADESYPIGRIGQYTPVGSYLAIDEIVDIAKRTGANLIHPGYGFLSENAEFAQKVSDAGIAFVGPPANIIDSLGDKTKARTIAIRCGVPVVPGTPGPVENYEDAEAFVKEHGLPVIIKAAMGGGGRGMRVVRTQDALKESFERARSEALSSFGDGTVFIERFLDRPKHIEVQLLADKYGNVVHLHERDCSVQRRHQKVVEIAPAKDLDPKVRQSLYDDAIKIAKEVKYCNAGTAEFLIDKEGRHYFIEINPRIQVEHTITEEITGLDIVSAQLHIAAGFSLPEIGLTQDKISVRGFAIQCRVTTEDPDKGFVPDIGKIEVYRTAGGNGVRLDGANGFAGSVITPHYDSMLVKCTCRDSSYEFTRRKMIRSLIEFRVRGVKTNINFVLSLLSHETFIRGSCWTTFIDDTPELFKLHRSRNRAQKLLAYLGDLAVNGSSIKGQNGDPALKTDVVMPNLLGPKGEPIDVYQPSEKGWRNLLLEKGPEAFAKAVRHHKPGLIMDTTWRDAHQSLLATRVRTIDLVNIAPLTSHALAHAYSLEMWGGATFDVSMRFLHECPWDRLRRLRALVPNIPFQMLLRGANGLCYSSLPDNVIYFFCEQAKKNGIDIFRVFDSLNDINNLALGIDAAKKAGGVVEATMCYSGDMLKKKKYNLDYYMGFVTQMVDLGIHVLGIKDMAGVLKPKAAQILIGAIRAKYPELPVHVHSHDSAGTAVASMTAALQAGADVVDVATDSMSGLTSQPSMGAVLASLDGTDRQLEFDNHQLREIDNYWGQMRLLYSPFEAEIKGTDSDVYNHEIPGGQLTNLKFQATSLGLGTQWFETKKAYVAANNLLGDVIKVTPTSKVVGDLAQFMVQNKLSAKDVEERAASLEFPASLLDFFQGLMGQPYGGFPEPLRSHVLKGRRQPMSDRPGKFLPPADFDAIRKLLSEKYGEVTDADVASYTQFPGVFEDHRQFVDRYGDLTNIPTRFFLSKPQMNEEMHVEIEKGKTLIIKFVALGPLNSRTGQREVYFELNGENRHVTIEDNKAATETVTRARADPSNPGHVAAPMSGTIVEIRVKEGSEVKKGDIVAVLSAMKMEIVISAPHSGAVKQLLMQQGDSVNGGDLCAVLEKS; this is translated from the coding sequence ATGGACAACCATTATGAAGCTTTATTTGCAGTGCCGAGCACAAATACAAATCCTTACAGCAAGCTGCAAAAGCGTGCTTCTTTGTTAGGTGAGAAGTTTTCCAAAGTATTAGTTGCAAACCGATCAGAGATTGCAATTCGAGTTTTCCGCACCGCTCATGAGTTGTCAATGCACACAGTAGCCGTCTACTCCCATGAGGATCGGCTATCGATGCATCGTCAAAAGGCTGACGAGTCTTACCCAATTGGTAGGATCGGTCAATATACTCCCGTAGGTTCTTATTTAGCGATCGATGAAATAGTTGATATTGCGAAGCGTACGGGTGCTAACCTCATTCATCCTGGTTATGGTTTCCTTTCCGAAAACGCTGAGTTTGCTCAAAAAGTCAGTGATGCCGGTATCGCTTTTGTCGGTCCCCCTGCTAATATTATCGATAGCTTGGGTGATAAAACCAAGGCTCGTACCATCGCCATACGTTGCGGCGTCCCCGTTGTTCCTGGTACTCCTGGTCCTGTGGAAAATTATGAGGATGCTGAAGCTTTTGTTAAAGAACATGGATTACCAGTCATTATTAAGGCTGCCATGGGTGGTGGTGGCCGTGGTATGCGTGTTGTCCGTACCCAGGATGCCTTAAAGGAGTCTTTTGAACGTGCTCGTTCCGAGGCTTTGTCTTCCTTTGGCGACGGTACCGTTTTTATCGAGCGCTTCTTGGACCGCCCAAAACATATTGAAGTTCAACTTTTGGCTGATAAGTACGGCAATGTTGTCCATCTTCACGAACGTGATTGCTCTGTTCAACGTCGTCATCAAAAGGTAGTTGAAATTGCTCCTGCCAAGGACCTTGATCCCAAGGTTCGTCAGTCTCTTTATGATGATGCTATTAAAATTGCTAAGGAAGTTAAATACTGTAATGCAGGCACTGCTGAGTTTTTGATTGATAAGGAAGGTCGTCACTACTTTATTGAAATCAACCCCCGTATTCAAGTCGAGCACACCATCACTGAAGAAATCACCGGTCTCGACATTGTTTCTGCTCAGCTTCATATCGCCGCTGGCTTCAGTCTTCCCGAAATTGGTCTTACCCAAGACAAGATCAGCGTTCGTGGTTTTGCCATTCAATGCCGTGTAACTACGGAAGATCCTGATAAGGGTTTTGTTCCTGATATTGGTAAAATTGAGGTATACCGTACCGCTGGCGGTAATGGTGTTCGTCTTGACGGTGCTAATGGTTTCGCTGGCTCCGTTATTACTCCGCATTATGATTCCATGCTGGTCAAGTGTACTTGCCGTGATTCATCATATGAATTTACCAGACGTAAAATGATTCGCTCTTTAATTGAATTCCGTGTTCGTGGTgttaaaacaaatattaACTTTGTATTAAGTCTTCTTTCCCACGAAACTTTTATCCGCGGTAGCTGCTGGACTACGTTTATCGACGATACTCCTGAGCTCTTCAAGCTACATCGTTCTCGTAATCGTGCCCAAAAACTTCTCGCTTATTTGGGTGATTTGGCCGTTAACGGCAGCTCTATTAAGGGTCAAAATGGTGACCCCGCCCTAAAGACTGATGTCGTTATGCCCAACTTGCTTGGCCCTAAGGGGGAGCCTATTGACGTTTACCAACCATCTGAGAAGGGTTGGCGTAACTtattattagaaaaagGTCCTGAAGCTTTTGCAAAGGCGGTTCGCCATCACAAGCCTGGCTTGATCATGGATACTACATGGCGTGATGCCCATCAATCTCTTTTGGCTACACGTGTCCGTACCATTGATCTCGTTAATATCGCTCCTTTGACTAGTCATGCCCTTGCTCATGCTTATTCTTTAGAGATGTGGGGTGGTGCTACTTTTGATGTTTCTATGCGCTTCCTTCACGAATGTCCTTGGGATAGACTCCGTAGACTCCGTGCGTTGGTTCCAAACATTCCTTTTCAGATGCTGCTTCGTGGTGCAAATGGTTTGTGTTATTCAAGCTTGCCTGATAATgtaatttatttcttctgtGAGCAAGCCAAGAAGAATGGTATAGATATCTTCCGTGTTTTCGACTCTTTGAACGATATAAACAATCTTGCTCTCGGTATCGATGCAGCTAAGAAAGCTGGTGGTGTTGTTGAAGCTACTATGTGTTATTCTGGTGATatgctgaagaagaagaaatacaaTTTGGATTATTACATGGGATTCGTTACCCAGATGGTTGATTTGGGTATCCACGTCCTTGGTATTAAGGACATGGCTGGTGTTTTGAAGCCTAAAGCAGCTCAAATATTGATTGGTGCTATTCGTGCGAAGTATCCTGAGTTACCAGTTCACGTTCACAGTCACGATTCTGCCGGTACCGCCGTTGCTTCAATGACTGCGGCTTTGCAAGCGGGTGCTGATGTCGTCGACGTTGCTACTGATAGTATGTCTGGTCTTACCTCCCAACCTAGTATGGGCGCCGTCCTGGCATCGCTGGATGGCACTGACAGACAGCTCGAATTTGACAACCATCAGTTGCGTGAAATCGACAATTATTGGGGCCAGATGCGCTTATTGTACTCTCCCTTCGAAGCCGAAATCAAGGGCACTGACTCTGATGTTTACAACCATGAAATCCCTGGTGGTCAGCTTACTAATCTCAAATTTCAAGCAACTTCCCTTGGATTGGGTACCCAATGGTTTGAAACGAAGAAGGCTTATGTTGCAGCCAACAATCTTTTGGGTGACGTTATTAAAGTCACTCCTACTTCTAAAGTCGTTGGTGACTTGGCTCAGTTTATGGTTCAAAACAAGCTATCTGCAAAAGACGTTGAAGAGCGAGCTGCTTCTCTCGAGTTCCCTGCATCTCTCcttgattttttccaaGGTTTAATGGGTCAACCATATGGTGGATTTCCAGAGCCTCTACGTTCACATGTCTTAAAGGGACGTCGTCAACCTATGTCTGATCGCCCAGGCAAATTCTTGCCCCCTGCTGACTTTGATGCTATCCGTAAGTTGCTGTCTGAGAAATATGGCGAAGTTACGGATGCCGATGTCGCTTCTTATACTCAATTCCCCGGTGTGTTTGAGGATCATCGCCAATTTGTTGATCGTTACGGTGATTTAACGAATATTCCCACccgtttctttttgtcgaAACCACAAATGAACGAAGAAATGCACgtagaaattgaaaagggTAAGACACTGATCATCAAGTTTGTTGCTCTTGGACCTCTCAATAGTCGTACTGGACAACGTGAAGTCTACTTTGAATTGAATGGTGAAAACCGTCATGTTACCATTGAGGACAACAAGGCAGCTACTGAAACTGTGACCCGTGCTCGTGCTGATCCTAGCAACCCTGGACACGTAGCTGCTCCTATGAGTGGTACTATTGTTGAGATTCGTGTTAAGGAAGGATCTGAAGTGAAGAAGGGTGACATTGTGGCTGTTTTGAGTGCAATGAAGATGGAAATTGTTATCAGTGCTCCCCACAGTGGTGCTGTAAAACAATTGTTAATGCAACAAGGTGATTCCGTGAATGGTGGTGACTTGTGTGCTGTTTTAGAAAAGTCATAA
- a CDS encoding HAD superfamily hydrolase: protein MLFVVDFDETITAHDTISCLAKAANKPGVWDFLAKSYWEEYMAWQSGLPKLTTLCSHLDLLQTGGFAETASIQRVQSHKFFEGLSLEQLDAVASSITLRDGFDKFLQLLMPRLRDGSDEFHILSINWSSRVIESTLRRIPGIDLRLVTIHSNDLELDPATQLTTGNIVPFHAQSLIMTADDKMHEFLVIIQKASPSSQSNATVYIGDSSTDFGCFFHATIGILFLANERSRSTLESFSDVTLLKLDPSIPKFSLNETSQLNRFPQSQTQPYKAQNPSNSTIYTCDQWTTLTKVFQR, encoded by the coding sequence ATGCTCTTTGTGGTTGATTTTGACGAGACCATTACAGCCCACGATACGATTTCTTGTTTAGCAAAAGCTGCCAATAAACCTGGTGTATGGGATTTCTTGGCGAAATCGTACTGGGAGGAATATATGGCTTGGCAGTCCGGTTTGCCAAAGCTAACCACGCTTTGCTCACATCTTGACTTGTTACAGACAGGCGGGTTCGCTGAAACCGCCAGTATACAGAGAGTTCAATCCCATAAATTCTTTGAGGGGTTATCCTTGGAACAATTGGATGCAGTAGCTTCGTCCATTACTTTACGAGATGGATTTGACAAGTTTCTGCAGCTGTTGATGCCGCGGCTACGAGACGGATCTGACGAGTTTCATATCCTATCTATCAATTGGTCGAGCCGTGTAATTGAAAGCACTCTACGTCGAATCCCAGGAATTGATCTGCGACTGGTTACGATTCATTCCAACGACTTGGAACTGGACCCGGCAACTCAGCTTACGACAGGAAATATTGTGCCATTTCACGCACAAAGTTTAATTATGACTGCTGATGACAAAATGCATGAGTTTTTGGTCATTATTCAGAAAGCATCTCCTTCTTCCCAATCGAATGCCACTGTTTACATAGGAGACTCCAGCACTGACTTTGGTTGCTTTTTTCATGCGACAATCGGTATCTTGTTCCTTGCAAACGAAAGAAGTAGGTCGACTCTGGAATCTTTTTCTGATGTGACGCTTCTGAAACTCGACCCTTCTATTCCTAAATTCAGTCTGAACGAGACGTCGCAGCTCAATCGTTTTCCTCAGAGCCAAACTCAACCCTACAAAGCACAGAATCCTTCCAATTCAACAATTTACACTTGCGATCAATGGACCACTCTTACGAAAGTGTTTCAGCGCTGA
- the cup1 gene encoding mitochondrial LYR family protein Cup1: MPLYRYVQRPKRLDRNTRIWLANARPGGEKPKRLERRLRRKLKYTPAFPRTKKRFPLHPRTRVNLCIAQKRDKHFLSNIFQTHIDFGSPFRSPLPITLKRVAVFPRYRTLLCLLRSFWDPLAAKILSDYFRSYARKFRIKHRVATPQQQAEITNQLKEWINLVERANKGDQRYIFEILAKVYSQDGPLRQRRLQYLQNAGPPLPPQDHLPSHIDPFKLPYISPLLQIVFQLNKNHDVITKTPAEHFQAHFEKYTYQAKTAIKACHKSYNHVLPRIALPLLPHEHAHLHQLMFDAWTRNPSVFSNYYVANFHEKRKRTVYRRIQRCILHFLASVCYFPYKPSPVAEPMVLWESLDDIKLKFRLKQLLPRDRDPPSSPIDSLLDG, encoded by the coding sequence ATGCCTTTGTATCGCTACGTGCAGAGACCCAAGCGTTTGGATCGAAACACCCGCATTTGGCTTGCCAATGCTCGTCCTGGCGGTGAAAAGCCCAAGAGACTTGAACGGAGATTGAGACGAAAACTAAAGTACACTCCTGCCTTTCCCcgtacaaaaaaaaggtttccACTCCATCCTCGAACCCGAGTCAACCTTTGCATCGCCCAAAAAAGAGACAAGCATTTCTTGTCCAACATTTTCCAAACCCATATAGACTTTGGCTCCCCCTTCCGTTCTCCTTTACCCATCACATTAAAGCGCGTGGCAGTGTTCCCTAGGTACAGGACTTTACTTTGTCTCTTGCGATCCTTTTGGGACCCCCTCGCCGCCAAAATCCTCTCCGACTATTTTCGATCCTACGCTCGAAAGTTTCGAATTAAACATCGCGTCGCTACCCCTCAGCAGCAAGCTGAAATTACAAACCAACTCAAGGAATGGATCAACTTGGTTGAGCGTGCAAATAAGGGTGACCAGCGAtacatttttgaaatcttAGCAAAGGTGTATTCCCAAGACGGTCCCCTTCGACAACGACGACTCCAATATCTACAAAATGCCGGGCCTCCTCTTCCTCCCCAAGACCATCTTCCCTCCCATATTGATCCTTTCAAGCTGCCCTACATTTCTCCGCTGTTGCAAATCGTCTTTCaactaaataaaaatcacGATGTCATCACCAAAACCCCTGCTGAACATTTCCAGGCCCACTTTGAAAAGTACACATACCAAGCAAAGACGGCTATCAAGGCATGTCACAAATCCTACAACCACGTTCTGCCTCGTATCGCCCTCCCCCTCCTCCCTCACGAACACGCCCATTTGCATCAGTTAATGTTCGACGCTTGGACGCGCAATCCCTCGGTGTTTTCTAATTATTATGTTGCTAATTTTCacgaaaaacgaaaacgcACCGTTTACCGAAGAATCCAGAGGTGTATCCTTCACTTTTTGGCATCCGTATGCTATTTTCCCTATAAACCAAGCCCTGTTGCCGAGCCCATGGTCCTTTGGGAAAGCTTAGACGATATTAAACTCAAGTTCAGACTGAAACAATTGTTGCCCAGGGACCGAGATCCTCCTTCTTCCCCCATTGACTCTTTACTTGATGGGTGA
- the eno101 gene encoding enolase, whose amino-acid sequence MGIEKLYARQIYDSRGNPTVEVDLTTETGIHRAIVPSGASTGVWEALEMRDGDKSKWGGKGVLNAVANVNNVIAPALVKANLDVTDQKAADEFLLKLDGTENKSKLGANAILGVSMAVCRAGAAQKKLPLWKYIAEVFGNKGPFTLPVPSFNVLNGGGHAGGELAFQEFMILPVGAPSFSEAMRWGSETYQALKSIAKKRYGPSAGNVGDEGGIAPDLSTPQEALDLIVEAIKNAGYEGKIKIALDVASSEFYVDGKYDVDIKAKNPKPENKLSFEQLTKVYSELSKQYPIISIEDPFDQDDWSAWSHMKAATNFQIVGDDLTVTNTKRLTTAIEKKCANALLLKVNQIGTVSESLAAVKMSYDAGWGVMVSHRSGETADTFISHLTVGISSGQIKSGAPCRSERLAKYNELLRIEEELGGEKALYAGEKATDYIKGVF is encoded by the coding sequence ATGggaattgaaaaactttACGCTCGTCAAATCTACGACTCTCGTGGTAACCCTACCGTCGAAGTTGATCTCACTACTGAGACTGGCATCCACCGTGCCATCGTCCCCTCTGGTGCTTCCACTGGTGTCTGGGAAGCCCTTGAAATGCGTGACGGTGACAAGTCCAAGTGGGGCGGTAAGGGTGTTTTGAACGCTGTTGCCAACGTCAACAACGTTATTGCTCCTGCTCTCGTCAAGGCTAACCTTGATGTCACTGACCAAAAGGCCGCTGATGAGTTCCTCCTCAAGCTCGACGGTACTGAGAACAAGTCCAAGTTGGGTGCTAACGCCATCTTGGGTGTCTCCATGGCTGTCTGCCGTGCTGGTGCCGCTCAAAAGAAGCTCCCTCTCTGGAAGTACATTGCTGAAGTTTTCGGCAACAAGGGCCCCTTCACCCTCCCCGTTCCTTCTTTCAACGTTTTGAACGGTGGTGGTCACGCTGGTGGTGAATTGGCTTTCCAAGAATTCATGATTCTCCCCGTCGGTGCTCCCTCTTTCTCTGAAGCCATGCGTTGGGGTTCCGAGACCTACCAAGCCCTCAAGTCCATCGCCAAGAAGCGTTATGGTCCTTCCGCCGGTAACGTCGGTGACGAGGGTGGTATTGCTCCTGACTTGTCTACTCCTCAAGAAGCTCTTGACCTCATTGTCGAAGCCATCAAGAACGCTGGTTACGAAGGTAAGATCAAGATTGCTCTTGATGTCGCTTCCTCTGAATTCTACGTCGACGGCAAGTACGACGTTGACATCAAGGCCAAGAACCCCAAGCCTGAAAACAAGCTCTCTTTCGAGCAACTCACCAAGGTTTACTCTGAGCTCTCCAAGCAATACCCCATCATCTCCATCGAAGACCCCTTCGACCAAGACGACTGGTCTGCCTGGAGCCACATGAAGGCTGCCACTAACTTCCAAATCGTTGGTGATGACTTGACTGTTACCAACACCAAGCGTCTCACCACCGCCATTGAGAAGAAGTGCGCCAACGCCCTTCTCTTGAAGGTCAACCAAATCGGTACCGTCTCTGAATCTTTGGCTGCCGTCAAGATGTCCTACGATGCCGGTTGGGGTGTCATGGTTTCTCACCGTTCCGGTGAAACCGCCGACACTTTCATCTCCCACTTGACTGTCGGTATCTCCTCCGGTCAAATCAAGTCTGGTGCTCCTTGCCGTTCTGAGCGTTTGGCCAAGTACAACGAACTCCTCCGTATCGAGGAAGAGCTCGGTGGTGAAAAGGCTCTCTACGCTGGTGAGAAGGCCACTGACTACATTAAGGGAGTTTTctaa
- the cut2 gene encoding sister chromatid separation inhibitor, securin produces the protein MFSYGKENTVPVTPVPQKHDGRLEEAKNASLTSKKTANGTPTGRTASRTILGGKSTNIRKTHSVGDDVFTPSLIPSAPSLFKPSPMDISMDSLSSLQTPSSTKDDSMIHESPDRKGNAEQTFFNQDTQQDTTTQHHISIDDGEADDLEYMPPTASLDPLANLGLEDVSIDFRQLGKCWTADLAPPGQTAVGEQRSVRPPVSKSSSLNRSPAFRVFEETPSSKNGSNAAAVEKPNEEDNDERLENIELPLLDLDSGAPLTERNPNIVSRAANVDTSKKPAVAPIPKTQPLKSRIRKPTSGSFSTTRKPLRRPLVNSRGLHSRLSRTPSETLSSSTRRHPTALKIDCSSLDADLL, from the coding sequence ATGTTTTcgtatggaaaagaaaacaccGTTCCGGTGACTCCCGTGCCTCAAAAACATGATGGTAGATTAGAAGAAGCTAAAAATGCTTCGCTGACCTCGAAAAAAACAGCGAATGGCACGCCAACGGGTAGAACTGCATCAAGAACCATTCTAGGAGGGAAAAGCACAAACATTCGCAAAACGCACTCTGTTGGAGACGATGTTTTTACCCCTTCTTTGATTCCATCTGCTCCTTCTCTCTTTAAGCCTTCTCCAATGGATATTTCTATGGATTCTCTAAGCTCTCTGCAAACGCCTTCCTCAACCAAAGATGATTCCATGATTCATGAATCTCCTgatagaaaaggaaatgctGAGCAAACATTTTTCAATCAAGATACGCAGCAGGATACGACTACCCAGCATCACATCTCCATTGACGATGGCGAGGCCGATGACTTAGAATACATGCCACCAACAGCATCCTTGGATCCACTTGCTAATTTAGGACTGGAAGATGTATCCATTGATTTTCGTCAACTCGGTAAATGCTGGACCGCAGATCTTGCTCCACCTGGTCAAACAGCTGTTGGAGAGCAACGTTCTGTTCGTCCACCGGTGAGCAAGAGTTCTTCACTGAACCGATCGCCTGCATTTCGggtatttgaagaaacgcCGTCCTCAAAAAACGGTAGCAACGCCGCCGCTGTGGAGAAACCCAATGAAGAGGATAACGATGAAAGATTAGAAAACATTGAGCTTCCCTTGTTAGATCTCGACAGTGGGGCCCCTCTCACAGAAAGGAACCCAAACATTGTTTCCAGGGCTGCAAACGTCGACACGTCCAAGAAGCCTGCTGTTGCTCCTATACCCAAAACGCAACCCCTGAAGTCTCGTATTCGAAAACCGACTTCTGGTTCTTTCTCTACAACTCGAAAACCTCTTCGGCGCCCATTGGTCAACTCGAGAGGTCTGCATTCACGTCTTTCACGGACTCCATCAGAAACACTGTCGTCTTCTACTCGGCGGCATCCGACAGCCCTTAAGATCGACTGTTCGTCTTTGGACGCGGACCTCTTGTAA
- the tim44 gene encoding TIM23 translocase complex subunit Tim44, with protein sequence MIVSRRMLRGRYGPKLLERSLQTSASNRNPGPQSPMKVFMDTFRSELKKSQDFQNSVKALQDSSGNLGESDAFKRARDAYDKARQGTSVASKSMGKAGSALGTGAHKAWESAPMRFSRKVIAGTTDSVTSGVDKATQPVRKTALYKTVKNTMSDGSTSSRYGFYADKEQRKKLREEFEKKTHMFGRPAKIQPNDDVQSVVVHANPSWKNKVDQITSESKVVRKLQEFRRIYEESEHPIISSIRDLADSISGTWSRMFSETEASQVMTRFKEIDPAFNLEQFLQYLREYVVPEVTEAYVKGDKEVLRAWFSEAPFSVYETTTKEYAKHGIVSVGRILDIRGVDIMSQRLLQPSNVPVLIVTFRTQEVHMFKNALSGEMVAGREDRIQQCTYAAVLTRIEEDMENKETRGWCIVDFARARAVDYF encoded by the coding sequence ATGATCGTCTCACGAAGGATGCTTCGTGGCCGTTATGGTCCAAAGCTGTTGGAACGTTCTTTGCAAACGTCCGCTTCGAACCGTAATCCTGGGCCACAATCTCCTATGAAAGTCTTTATGGACACATTTCGTTCCGAATTAAAAAAGAGCCAAGACTTTCAAAACAGTGTGAAGGCACTCCAAGACAGTTCTGGCAATTTGGGCGAAAGCGACGCTTTTAAGCGCGCCCGTGATGCCTATGATAAAGCTCGTCAAGGAACATCCGTAGCTTCAAAAAGCATGGGAAAGGCAGGTTCTGCCCTCGGTACTGGAGCACATAAAGCTTGGGAAAGTGCTCCAATGCGTTTCTCGCGTAAAGTCATCGCGGGTACCACCGACAGTGTAACAAGCGGTGTGGACAAAGCTACTCAGCCTGTCCGTAAAACTGCTCTTTACAAAACCGTAAAAAACACCATGTCGGATGGTAGCACCTCATCTCGATATGGATTTTATGCCGATAAGGAACAACGAAAAAAACTTCGcgaagaatttgaaaagaaaacgcaCATGTTTGGTCGTCCCGCTAAAATCCAACCTAATGACGATGTTCAGAGTGTAGTCGTGCATGCGAATCCTTCATGGAAGAATAAAGTGGACCAGATTACTAGTGAATCGAAAGTTGTCCGTAAACTTCAAGAATTCAGAAGAATCTACGAAGAATCTGAACATCCCATTATTTCTTCCATTCGTGATTTGGCTGACAGCATCAGTGGAACTTGGTCTCGCATGTTTTCGGAAACCGAGGCTTCCCAAGTCATGACCCGTTTCAAGGAGATAGATCCTGCTTTCAATCTCGAGCAATTCTTGCAATATTTACGTGAATACGTCGTTCCCGAAGTTACCGAAGCTTATGTGAAGGGCGATAAAGAAGTTTTGCGAGCCTGGTTTTCTGAAGCTCCCTTTTCCGTGTACGAAACAACTACGAAGGAGTACGCCAAGCATGGAATTGTAAGCGTTGGAAGAATTTTGGATATCCGCGGCGTCGACATCATGTCGCAAAGACTTTTGCAACCAAGCAACGTCCCCGTCCTCATTGTTACTTTCCGCACTCAAGAAGTTCACATGTTTAAGAATGCTCTGAGCGGCGAAATGGTTGCTGGACGTGAAGATCGTATCCAGCAATGCACATATGCCGCCGTGCTTACTCGTATCGAAGAAGATATGGAGAATAAGGAAACTAGAGGCTGGTGTATAGTTGATTTTGCCCGTGCTCGTGCTGTCGACTATTTCTAA
- the fma2 gene encoding methionine aminopeptidase Fma2, with protein MTDNEVASNAAKELEEKLSLKENEAREEDGEEDEEEAGKGGEDNASSADKKKKKKKKSKKKKTPQEQTVPPRVGLSKIFVNKKYPVGEIVDYAEDNLWRTTNEEKRALDRQENNHWNDLRRAAETHRQVRQYAQSAIQPGMSLTQIANLIEDGTRSLVEEDGLNSGIGFPTGLNLNHIAAHYSPNAGDTMTLKDKDVMKVDIGVHVNGHIVDSAFTMSWNPDCDPLLAAVKAATNTGIREAGIDARMSEIGEAIQETMESYEVEMNGKTYPVKSIRNLSGHDIKPYSIHGSKSVPIVKGGEDVKMEEGETFAIETFGSTGRGLVHADLECSHYAKNQDAGHIPLRLPRAKALLNSITQNFGTLPFCRRYLDRVGESKYLMALNNLVSAGIVHDYPPLVDIKGSYSAQFEHTIVLHPTQKEVVSRGDDY; from the coding sequence ATGACCGATAATGAAGTAGCAAGCAATGCTGCCAAGGAGCTTGAAGAGAAGCTCTCCTTGAAGGAAAACGAAGCTCGTGAAGAAGATGGTGAAGAAGATGAGGAGGAAGCCGGCAAGGGTGGAGAAGACAATGCCTCCAGTGCtgacaagaagaaaaagaaaaaaaagaagtctaaaaagaagaaaactccTCAAGAACAAACTGTTCCCCCAAGAGTTGGACTCTCAAagatttttgtaaacaaaaagtaccCTGTTGGAGAAATAGTGGATTATGCAGAGGATAACCTTTGGCGTACTACCAATGAAGAGAAGCGCGCATTAGATCGTCAAGAGAACAATCACTGGAATGATTTACGTCGTGCCGCTGAAACCCATCGTCAAGTCCGTCAATATGCCCAATCCGCTATTCAACCAGGCATGTCTTTGACCCAAATTGCAAACTTGATTGAAGACGGCACTCGTTCTTTGGTTGAGGAAGACGGTTTGAATTCTGGTATCGGTTTCCCAACTGGTTTGAATTTGAACCATATTGCTGCTCATTACTCCCCTAATGCCGGCGATACTATGACTTTGAAGGACAAGGATGTTATGAAGGTTGATATTGGTGTTCATGTCAATGGACACATCGTTGATTCTGCCTTCACTATGTCCTGGAACCCTGATTGTGATCCTCTTTTGGCTGCCGTTAAAGCTGCTACGAACACTGGTATCCGTGAAGCTGGCATTGATGCTCGTATGAGTGAGATTGGTGAAGCCATCCAGGAAACCATGGAGAGTTATGAAGTTGAAATGAATGGCAAGACTTATCCTGTCAAATCCATCCGTAACTTGAGCGGTCACGACATTAAGCCCTACAGCATCCATGGTTCGAAGAGTGTTCCCATTGTCAAGGGAGGTGAGGATGTAAAGATGGAAGAAGGTGAAACTTTTGCCAttgaaacttttggttCCACCGGCCGTGGTCTTGTTCACGCTGACTTGGAATGTTCTCATTATGCCAAGAACCAGGATGCTGGTCATATTCCTTTGCGTCTTCCTCGTGCCAAGGCTTTGTTAAACAGCATTACTCAAAATTTTGGTACCCTTCCCTTTTGTCGTAGATACTTAGACCGTGTGGGCGAGTCTAAGTATTTGATGGCATTGAACAATTTGGTTTCCGCTGGCATTGTTCATGATTATCCTCCCTTGGTTGATATTAAGGGTAGTTACAGTGCTCAGTTCGAGCATACCATCGTTCTTCACCCAACCCAAAAGGAGGTTGTTTCCCGCGGTGATGACTATTAA